The Hydrogenophaga crocea genome contains a region encoding:
- a CDS encoding integrin: MKFLRSICSGALAFLVAAALTACGGTGGAGGPGAGNVGGGTTVDPPAALMLAAGAYSIKSLHFSWAPVDSLVTYKLLESIKGDGNYTVVADNLPANSTEYTFQAFLPPRVNARYILQACNSGGCTDSQPVALLLPLNGAIGYVKASNTRTNDEFGTSVALSADGNTLAVGTPLEDDSASGINQANNDSAAPSSGAVYVYARDGLSWVQQAYVKAGKSEAGDQFGNSVALSADGHVLVVGAPGESSSRPGINQPDTEAGQPNSGAVYVFARSSGSWTQQAFIKAFNGDANHFFGSSVAVSADGSTVATGAPGESSNFTGVFTISVAPAGNVGAPSSGAVYTYRSIDAVWSTGLYIKASNTGANDRFGTHLALSGDGQTLAVGAPGEASSAQGLNGAQGDNAAPNSGAAYVFTHVDAVSPVTPDMQQTAYVKASATTAGDAFGTVVALSHDGATLAVSAPQEDAGGDASGAAYVFARGAGNSWSQGAYLKAFNPGPQDLFGISLALSPDGNTLAVGALLEDGDAIGLTDPPVDNDNASGSGAAYVFARGNTGWAQQAYVKASNASAGSRFGRSLALAQNSDGMPTLAVGATGDSSGATGVGGDQSRTDALTSGAVYLY; encoded by the coding sequence ATGAAATTCCTGCGTTCGATCTGCAGTGGCGCGCTTGCGTTCCTTGTGGCCGCCGCCCTCACGGCGTGCGGCGGCACGGGCGGTGCAGGCGGCCCGGGGGCGGGCAACGTTGGCGGCGGCACGACCGTCGACCCGCCAGCAGCGCTGATGCTGGCGGCGGGCGCCTACAGCATCAAAAGCCTGCACTTCAGCTGGGCGCCTGTGGACAGCCTCGTCACCTACAAGCTGCTCGAATCGATCAAGGGCGACGGCAACTACACCGTGGTGGCCGACAACCTGCCCGCCAACAGCACCGAGTACACGTTCCAGGCCTTCCTGCCCCCGCGCGTGAACGCGCGCTACATCCTGCAGGCCTGCAACAGCGGGGGTTGCACCGATTCGCAGCCGGTGGCGCTCCTGCTGCCGCTCAACGGCGCCATCGGTTACGTGAAGGCCTCGAACACGCGCACCAACGACGAGTTCGGCACCTCGGTGGCGCTGTCGGCCGACGGCAACACGCTGGCGGTGGGCACGCCGCTCGAGGACGACAGCGCCTCGGGCATCAACCAGGCCAACAACGACAGCGCCGCCCCCAGCAGCGGCGCGGTGTACGTGTACGCGCGTGACGGCCTTTCGTGGGTGCAGCAGGCCTACGTGAAGGCCGGCAAGTCCGAGGCCGGCGATCAGTTCGGCAACAGCGTGGCCCTCTCGGCGGATGGCCATGTGCTGGTGGTGGGGGCGCCGGGCGAATCCAGTTCGCGCCCGGGCATCAACCAACCCGATACCGAGGCCGGCCAACCCAACAGCGGCGCGGTGTACGTGTTCGCCCGCAGCAGCGGCAGCTGGACGCAGCAAGCCTTCATCAAGGCATTCAACGGCGACGCCAACCACTTCTTCGGCAGCAGCGTCGCGGTCTCGGCCGATGGCAGCACGGTGGCCACCGGCGCACCGGGTGAAAGCAGCAACTTCACGGGCGTGTTCACCATCAGCGTCGCGCCCGCCGGCAACGTCGGCGCGCCATCGAGCGGCGCGGTCTACACCTACCGTTCCATCGATGCCGTCTGGTCCACAGGCCTATACATCAAGGCCTCCAACACCGGCGCCAACGACCGCTTCGGTACCCACCTCGCCCTGAGCGGCGACGGCCAGACCCTGGCGGTCGGTGCCCCGGGCGAGGCCAGCAGCGCGCAAGGCCTCAACGGCGCGCAGGGCGACAACGCGGCGCCGAACAGCGGTGCGGCCTATGTCTTCACGCACGTCGATGCCGTGTCGCCCGTCACCCCGGACATGCAGCAGACGGCCTACGTGAAGGCGTCCGCCACCACCGCGGGCGACGCCTTCGGCACGGTGGTCGCGCTCTCGCACGATGGCGCGACACTGGCCGTCAGCGCCCCGCAGGAAGACGCCGGCGGCGACGCGAGCGGCGCGGCCTATGTCTTCGCGCGCGGCGCAGGCAACAGCTGGAGCCAGGGCGCCTACCTCAAGGCGTTCAACCCCGGCCCGCAGGACCTGTTCGGCATCAGCCTCGCGCTCTCGCCCGACGGCAACACGCTGGCCGTGGGCGCGCTGCTGGAAGACGGCGATGCGATCGGTCTCACGGACCCGCCCGTGGACAACGACAACGCCTCCGGATCGGGTGCCGCCTATGTCTTCGCCCGCGGGAACACGGGTTGGGCCCAGCAGGCCTACGTGAAGGCTTCCAACGCCAGCGCCGGCAGCCGGTTCGGCCGCAGCCTGGCGCTGGCGCAGAACAGCGACGGCATGCCCACCCTGGCCGTGGGCGCCACCGGTGACAGCAGCGGTGCGACGGGCGTGGGCGGGGACCAAAGCCGAACCGACGCCCTCACGAGCGGCGCGGTCTACCTGTACTGA
- a CDS encoding formate dehydrogenase subunit alpha translates to MLLTKKTPTAGGAVSRAHSTFVHNLQRGLAAALPTMDRRAFLRRSGLGLGVGLAATQLTLVKKARAATGGSIDGTGKIEVKRTVCTHCSVGCASDAIVENGVWVRQEPVFDSPINLGAHCAKGAALREHGHGEYRLRYPMKLVNGKYQRISWDEAYDAIVKKMKALREASGPDSVYFVGSSKHNNEQAYLLRKFVSFWGTNNCDHQARICHSTTVAGVANTWGYGAMTNSYNDMQNSKVALYIGSNAAEAHPVSMLHMLHAKETGCKMIVVDPRFTRTAAKADEYVRIRSGSDIPFLFGVLYHIFKNGWEDKKYIADRVYGMEAVKADVMAKWTPEKVEEACGVKEAQVFKVAKMLHENSPGTIVWCMGQTQHTIGNAMVRASCILQLALGNVGKSGGGTNIFRGHDNVQGATDVGPNPDSLPGYYGIAAGSWKHFANVWGVDYDWIKSQYAEGQMEKSGITVSRWIDGVLEKNELIDQGPNIRGVFFWGHAPNSQTRGLEMKKAMDALDLLVVIDPYPSATASMAAMPSDSVNPNREVYLLPAATQFETSGSCTASNRSLQWREKVIDPLWDSRSDHMIMYEFAQKLGFAEQLVKNYKMQKVKGRDEPVPEDILREINKSVWTIGYTGQSPERLKAHMRNMGAFDVKTLKAKGKVVDKETGYDMSGDYFGLPWPCYGTPEIKHPGSPNLYDTSKHVMDGGGNFRANFGVEREGVSLLAEDGSHSLGAEITTGYPEFDHVLLKKLGWWGDLSEAEQKAAEGKNWKTDPTGAIIRVAMKHGCHPFGNAKARAVVWNFPDAIPQHREPVYGTRPDLIAKYPSHDDQKNRWRLPILYKSLQAKNVEEKMHEKYPLIMTSGRLVEYEGGGEETRSNPWLAELQQNMFVEINPKTATERGVRQGEQVWVTTPTGARIKVMALVTERVGPDTVWLPFHFSGHWQGADMKPYYPDGAYPVVRGEAVNTATTYGYDIVTMMQETKTTICNVEKA, encoded by the coding sequence ATGCTGCTGACCAAAAAGACCCCGACCGCCGGTGGTGCCGTTTCGCGCGCGCACTCCACCTTCGTGCACAACCTGCAGCGCGGCCTGGCCGCCGCGCTGCCCACCATGGACCGGCGCGCCTTCCTGCGCCGCTCGGGCCTGGGCCTGGGCGTGGGCCTGGCCGCCACCCAGCTCACGCTGGTGAAGAAGGCCAGGGCCGCCACCGGTGGCTCCATCGACGGCACCGGCAAGATCGAAGTCAAGCGCACGGTGTGCACCCACTGCTCGGTGGGCTGCGCGTCCGACGCCATCGTCGAGAACGGTGTGTGGGTGCGCCAGGAGCCGGTGTTCGACTCGCCGATCAACCTGGGCGCGCACTGCGCCAAGGGCGCGGCCCTGCGCGAGCACGGCCACGGCGAGTACCGCCTGCGCTACCCGATGAAGCTCGTGAACGGCAAGTACCAGCGCATCAGCTGGGACGAGGCCTACGACGCCATCGTGAAGAAGATGAAGGCCCTGCGCGAAGCCAGCGGCCCGGACTCGGTCTACTTCGTGGGCTCGTCCAAGCACAACAACGAACAGGCCTACCTGCTGCGCAAGTTCGTGAGCTTCTGGGGCACCAACAACTGCGACCACCAGGCGCGCATCTGCCACTCCACCACGGTGGCCGGCGTGGCGAACACCTGGGGCTACGGTGCGATGACCAACTCGTACAACGACATGCAGAACAGCAAGGTCGCTCTGTACATCGGCTCGAACGCGGCCGAAGCGCACCCGGTGTCCATGCTGCACATGCTGCACGCCAAGGAAACCGGCTGCAAGATGATCGTGGTCGACCCGCGCTTCACGCGCACCGCGGCCAAGGCCGACGAATACGTGCGCATCCGCTCGGGCTCGGACATCCCGTTCCTGTTCGGCGTGCTGTACCACATCTTCAAGAACGGCTGGGAAGACAAGAAGTACATCGCCGACCGCGTGTACGGCATGGAGGCCGTGAAGGCCGACGTGATGGCCAAGTGGACGCCCGAGAAGGTTGAAGAGGCCTGCGGCGTGAAAGAGGCGCAGGTCTTCAAGGTCGCGAAGATGCTGCACGAGAACAGCCCCGGCACCATCGTGTGGTGCATGGGCCAGACGCAGCACACCATCGGCAACGCCATGGTGCGCGCCTCGTGCATCCTGCAGCTCGCGCTCGGCAACGTGGGCAAGAGCGGCGGCGGCACCAACATCTTCCGCGGCCACGACAACGTGCAGGGCGCGACCGACGTCGGCCCCAACCCCGACTCGCTGCCCGGCTACTACGGCATTGCGGCCGGTTCGTGGAAGCACTTCGCCAACGTCTGGGGCGTGGACTACGACTGGATCAAGTCGCAGTACGCCGAAGGCCAGATGGAGAAATCGGGCATCACCGTGTCGCGCTGGATCGACGGCGTGCTCGAGAAGAACGAGCTGATCGACCAGGGCCCGAACATCCGCGGCGTGTTCTTCTGGGGCCATGCGCCGAACTCGCAGACGCGCGGCCTGGAAATGAAGAAGGCCATGGACGCGCTCGACCTGCTGGTCGTGATCGATCCCTATCCCTCGGCCACCGCCTCGATGGCGGCCATGCCCAGCGACAGTGTCAACCCCAACCGCGAGGTCTACCTGCTGCCCGCGGCCACGCAGTTCGAGACCAGCGGCTCGTGCACCGCGTCCAACCGCTCGCTCCAGTGGCGCGAGAAGGTGATCGATCCGCTGTGGGACAGCCGCAGCGACCACATGATCATGTACGAGTTCGCGCAGAAGCTCGGCTTCGCGGAACAGCTCGTCAAGAACTACAAGATGCAGAAGGTCAAGGGCCGCGACGAGCCCGTGCCCGAGGACATCCTGCGCGAGATCAACAAGTCGGTCTGGACCATCGGCTACACCGGCCAGAGCCCCGAGCGCCTCAAGGCCCACATGCGCAACATGGGCGCCTTCGACGTCAAGACGCTCAAGGCCAAGGGCAAGGTGGTCGACAAGGAAACCGGCTACGACATGAGCGGTGACTACTTCGGTCTGCCCTGGCCCTGCTACGGCACGCCCGAGATCAAGCACCCGGGTTCGCCCAACCTGTACGACACCTCCAAGCACGTCATGGACGGCGGCGGCAACTTCCGCGCGAACTTCGGCGTCGAGCGCGAGGGCGTGAGCCTGCTGGCCGAAGACGGCTCGCACTCGCTGGGCGCCGAGATCACCACCGGCTACCCCGAGTTCGACCACGTGCTGCTCAAGAAGCTCGGCTGGTGGGGCGACCTGAGCGAGGCCGAGCAGAAGGCCGCCGAAGGCAAGAACTGGAAGACCGACCCCACGGGCGCGATCATCCGCGTGGCCATGAAGCACGGCTGCCACCCCTTCGGCAACGCCAAGGCGCGCGCCGTGGTGTGGAACTTCCCCGACGCGATCCCGCAGCACCGCGAGCCGGTCTACGGCACGCGCCCCGACCTCATCGCCAAGTACCCGAGCCACGACGACCAGAAGAACCGCTGGCGTCTGCCCATCCTCTACAAGTCGCTGCAGGCGAAGAACGTGGAGGAGAAGATGCACGAGAAGTACCCGCTCATCATGACCTCGGGCCGCCTGGTCGAGTACGAGGGCGGTGGCGAGGAAACGCGCTCGAACCCCTGGCTGGCCGAGCTGCAGCAGAACATGTTCGTCGAGATCAACCCCAAGACCGCCACCGAGCGCGGCGTGCGCCAGGGCGAGCAGGTGTGGGTGACCACGCCGACCGGCGCGCGCATCAAGGTGATGGCGCTGGTGACCGAGCGCGTGGGTCCCGACACCGTGTGGCTGCCGTTCCACTTCTCGGGCCACTGGCAGGGCGCCGACATGAAGCCCTACTACCCCGACGGCGCGTACCCGGTGGTGCGCGGTGAAGCCGTGAACACGGCCACGACCTACGGCTACGACATCGTGACGATGATGCAGGAAACCAAGACCACGATCTGCAACGTCGAGAAGGCATAA
- a CDS encoding formate dehydrogenase, with product MKNTPRDAQPQSRLSRRTVFAGATTVGALAAAATVLPRGAAPEATAAAEPKPAPERGGGYALSDHIKHYYQTARL from the coding sequence ATGAAAAACACCCCCCGCGACGCTCAGCCCCAGAGCCGTCTGAGCCGCCGAACCGTGTTCGCCGGCGCCACCACGGTGGGTGCGCTGGCCGCTGCAGCCACGGTGCTGCCCCGCGGTGCCGCGCCCGAAGCCACCGCCGCCGCCGAGCCCAAGCCCGCGCCCGAGCGTGGCGGTGGTTACGCGCTGAGCGACCACATCAAGCATTACTACCAGACCGCCCGTCTCTGA
- the fdh3B gene encoding formate dehydrogenase FDH3 subunit beta encodes MARMKFICDAERCIECNGCVTACKNEHEVPWGVNRRRVITLNDGVPGEKSISVACMHCSDAPCMAVCPVNCFYRTEEGVVLHDKDVCIGCGYCSYACPFGAPQFPSQGTFGVRGKMDKCTFCAGGPEAHGSQNEFVKYGRNRLAEGKLPACAEMCSTKALLAGDGDVVADIFRNRVLTRGKGAEVWGWGTAYGTAQGQKS; translated from the coding sequence ATGGCCCGAATGAAATTCATCTGCGACGCCGAGCGTTGCATCGAGTGCAACGGCTGCGTGACCGCCTGCAAGAACGAACACGAAGTGCCCTGGGGCGTGAACCGCCGCCGCGTGATCACGCTCAACGACGGCGTGCCCGGCGAGAAGTCGATCTCGGTGGCCTGCATGCACTGCAGCGACGCGCCCTGCATGGCGGTGTGCCCCGTGAACTGCTTCTACCGCACCGAAGAAGGTGTGGTGCTGCACGACAAGGACGTGTGCATCGGCTGCGGCTACTGCTCCTACGCCTGCCCGTTCGGCGCGCCGCAGTTCCCCTCGCAGGGCACCTTCGGCGTGCGCGGCAAGATGGACAAGTGCACCTTCTGCGCCGGCGGCCCCGAGGCCCACGGCAGCCAGAACGAGTTCGTGAAGTACGGCCGCAACCGCCTGGCCGAAGGCAAGCTGCCGGCCTGCGCCGAGATGTGCTCGACCAAGGCCCTGCTCGCCGGCGACGGCGACGTGGTGGCCGACATCTTCCGCAACCGGGTCCTCACGCGCGGCAAAGGCGCCGAAGTGTGGGGTTGGGGCACCGCCTACGGCACCGCACAAGGACAGAAATCGTGA
- a CDS encoding sigma-54-dependent transcriptional regulator — MPPVDTTTTTPAAPERQLEGWPDWSILVVDDEQGMLNFLVKTLAPRCHFVMSATSAEEGAEWLRGHRVDLVVLDISLPGKSGVEWLKELREQGFTGEVILITAFADLDTAIEALRAGASDFILKPFRVPQILNAIKQCHERALLRRENFVLRRAIAGAPIHRAALVGESPAIRALRASLERVAAVDSTVLLQGESGTGKELVARELHARSARASGPFVPVNCAAVSPELIESELFGHARGAFTGATRARDGLFHYARGGTLFLDEIAELPLPIQATLLRAIEDLKIRPVGSEQLVPVNLRIVAATHRSLSAEVAAGRFRKDLYFRLQVVELTLPPLREHKQDIPALVAHFMAQLAPALGAEPLRISDQEMDFLAQYDWPGNVRELRNLIERSLILGNLNVSALYPGTPAALPEGRPIDLHSLEKMHILSVLESVHGDKTRAAQLLGVSRRTLERRVAEWGQA; from the coding sequence ATGCCGCCGGTGGACACGACAACAACAACCCCTGCCGCCCCCGAACGACAGCTCGAAGGCTGGCCCGACTGGTCCATCCTGGTGGTGGACGACGAGCAGGGCATGCTCAATTTCCTGGTCAAGACGCTGGCCCCGCGCTGCCACTTCGTGATGAGCGCGACCAGCGCCGAAGAAGGCGCCGAGTGGCTGCGCGGCCACCGCGTCGACCTGGTGGTGCTCGACATCTCGCTGCCCGGCAAGAGCGGCGTGGAATGGCTCAAGGAGCTGCGCGAGCAGGGCTTCACGGGCGAGGTCATCCTCATCACCGCCTTCGCCGACCTGGACACCGCGATCGAGGCGCTGCGCGCGGGCGCGTCGGACTTCATCCTCAAGCCGTTTCGCGTGCCGCAGATCCTCAACGCCATCAAGCAGTGCCACGAGCGCGCCCTGCTGCGGCGCGAGAACTTCGTGCTGCGCCGCGCCATCGCGGGCGCGCCCATCCACCGCGCCGCGCTGGTGGGCGAGTCGCCCGCGATCCGCGCGCTGCGCGCTTCGCTCGAGCGCGTGGCCGCGGTGGACAGCACGGTGCTGCTGCAGGGCGAATCGGGCACCGGCAAGGAACTGGTGGCGCGCGAGCTGCATGCGCGCAGCGCGCGCGCCAGCGGCCCCTTCGTGCCGGTGAACTGCGCGGCCGTGTCGCCCGAGCTGATCGAGAGCGAGCTGTTCGGCCACGCGCGCGGTGCGTTCACGGGCGCCACCCGCGCGCGCGACGGCCTGTTCCACTACGCGCGCGGCGGCACGCTCTTTCTCGACGAAATCGCCGAGCTGCCCCTGCCGATCCAGGCCACGCTGCTGCGCGCGATCGAAGACCTGAAGATCCGCCCCGTGGGCAGCGAGCAATTGGTGCCGGTGAACCTGCGCATCGTCGCGGCCACGCACCGCTCGCTCAGCGCCGAGGTGGCCGCGGGCCGTTTCCGCAAAGACCTCTACTTCCGCCTGCAGGTGGTCGAGCTCACGCTGCCGCCGCTGCGCGAACACAAGCAGGACATCCCCGCGCTGGTCGCGCACTTCATGGCGCAGCTCGCGCCCGCGCTGGGCGCCGAACCGCTGCGCATCAGCGACCAGGAAATGGACTTCCTCGCGCAGTACGACTGGCCCGGCAACGTACGCGAGTTGCGCAACCTCATCGAACGCTCGCTGATCCTGGGCAACCTCAACGTGTCGGCGCTCTACCCGGGCACGCCCGCCGCGCTGCCCGAAGGCCGGCCGATCGACCTGCACTCGCTCGAGAAGATGCACATCCTCTCGGTGCTCGAATCGGTGCACGGCGACAAGACCCGCGCCGCGCAACTGCTCGGCGTGTCGCGCCGCACGCTCGAGCGCCGCGTGGCCGAGTGGGGCCAGGCTTGA
- a CDS encoding formate dehydrogenase subunit gamma, with the protein MHTQATSRGRSGLRAWALAAVLGLAAGWASAQTLKVDPADDPAPQQAAPAQGGGIKGQNIFEVRPDADKDPNYANQTNAERRQVQPGNNAPVWREVQGGVTGSTMLPYPEFGNLIQGFVKYPGSNLTTAGEAWRQVRNNWIIPYGGSLLLIALVALALFYFTKGTIELHGAETGRKIERFTYFERAAHWVNAIAFVALGISGVVMAFGKFFLLPIIGSTLFGWLTYALKNVHNFVGPLFVVSLIVVFLVFVRDNLPSKEDLQWLLKAGGLFGGAEVPSHRFNAGEKVLFWGGVFLLGLIVAGSGLFLDKLVPSVEFTRANMQVAHMIHASAAVLMMAMFLGHIYMGTLGMRGAYSAMKTGYVDETWAKEHHELWYDDIKAGKIPAQRSAAKPEAAGQPAKA; encoded by the coding sequence ATGCACACCCAAGCGACTTCGCGCGGGCGCTCCGGCCTTCGGGCCTGGGCGCTGGCTGCGGTGCTCGGCCTGGCAGCGGGCTGGGCTTCGGCCCAGACGCTCAAGGTCGATCCCGCCGACGACCCGGCCCCGCAACAGGCCGCGCCCGCCCAGGGCGGCGGCATCAAGGGCCAGAACATCTTCGAGGTCCGGCCCGACGCCGACAAGGACCCGAACTACGCCAACCAGACCAACGCCGAGCGCCGCCAGGTGCAACCCGGCAACAACGCGCCCGTGTGGCGCGAGGTGCAGGGCGGCGTCACGGGCTCGACCATGCTGCCGTACCCCGAGTTCGGCAACCTGATCCAGGGCTTCGTGAAGTACCCGGGTTCCAACCTCACCACCGCGGGCGAGGCCTGGCGCCAGGTGCGCAACAACTGGATCATTCCCTACGGCGGCTCGCTGCTGCTGATCGCCTTGGTGGCACTGGCCCTGTTCTATTTCACCAAGGGCACCATCGAACTGCACGGCGCCGAAACCGGCCGCAAGATCGAGCGCTTCACCTACTTCGAGCGCGCGGCGCACTGGGTGAACGCCATTGCCTTCGTGGCACTGGGCATCTCGGGCGTCGTGATGGCCTTCGGCAAGTTCTTCCTGTTGCCCATCATCGGCAGCACGTTGTTCGGCTGGCTCACCTACGCGCTCAAGAACGTGCACAACTTCGTGGGCCCGCTGTTCGTGGTCTCGCTGATCGTGGTGTTCCTGGTGTTCGTGCGCGACAACCTGCCGAGCAAGGAAGACCTGCAGTGGCTGCTCAAGGCCGGTGGCCTGTTCGGTGGCGCCGAGGTGCCCTCGCACCGCTTCAACGCCGGCGAGAAGGTGCTGTTCTGGGGCGGCGTGTTCCTGCTCGGCCTCATCGTGGCCGGCTCGGGCCTGTTCCTCGACAAGCTCGTGCCCTCGGTGGAGTTCACCCGCGCCAACATGCAGGTGGCCCACATGATCCACGCGAGCGCGGCCGTGCTCATGATGGCCATGTTCCTCGGCCACATCTACATGGGCACGCTGGGCATGCGTGGCGCCTACAGCGCCATGAAGACCGGCTATGTCGACGAGACCTGGGCCAAGGAGCACCACGAACTCTGGTACGACGACATCAAGGCCGGCAAGATCCCCGCGCAGCGCTCGGCCGCCAAGCCCGAAGCCGCGGGCCAGCCCGCCAAGGCCTGA
- a CDS encoding sensor histidine kinase, which translates to MRLLRTPRWLATSVRNKLLAMALLPLLVAFPLLVAALAIWSNQAYDRLLITKVRSDLAVAQGYFDQVLIEVGSGTLGVADSRALADALRDQGSGAAALLDAHLRAERERLNLDFLVLYDREGRVIARGAQPQAPGAATAAGTPLLGRLAGERAAPRDRAKAALRVLSNTELRSLAPHLAQRLDIPLVATRNAAPSERRTEDRAMVALATQPVLDGQGRTLGVLSGGLLLNQNLDFIDHINRIVYPAGSLPFDSQGTATLFLDDVRITTNVRLFQDRRAIGTRVSQAVRETVLGEGRTWLDLAFVVNDWYVSAYQPLLDAGGERIGMLYVGFTEAPFRFMRYAMLALIGLIFGAVMAASAWFSLRWARSIFEPVQQMNLTMQRVELGDGQARVGALRARDELGALAGHLDQLLDAIDDKTAALQRWANELDHKVAERTQELQASNASLRQAQQQLVKSEKLAAIGQLTASIAHEINNPIAVMQGNLDLMRDMLGPQSEAVRGELALIDQQIERMRIIVTQLLQYARPTEYAGYVDTLDLNRTVDDCLVLVGHLLAKTRIAIERDAQATQRVGINRQELQQVIINLLINAIQAMPEGGVLRLRTRDTGNGAELQVIDSGSGLTPVTLERLFRPFFTTKNDGNGLGLWISQGLVERYGGHIAAANRSDGAQGAVFTVTLFTEPQAPAAPSTHDGRPGAR; encoded by the coding sequence TTGAGGCTGCTGCGCACGCCCCGGTGGCTCGCCACCTCGGTGCGCAACAAGCTGCTGGCCATGGCCTTGCTGCCGCTGCTGGTGGCGTTCCCCTTGCTCGTGGCCGCGCTCGCCATCTGGAGCAACCAGGCCTACGACCGCCTGCTCATCACCAAGGTGCGCAGCGACCTCGCGGTGGCCCAGGGCTATTTCGACCAGGTGCTGATCGAGGTGGGATCGGGCACGCTGGGCGTGGCCGACTCGCGCGCGCTCGCCGACGCGCTGCGCGACCAGGGCAGCGGCGCGGCGGCCCTGCTCGATGCGCATCTGCGCGCCGAGCGCGAGCGGCTCAACCTCGACTTCCTGGTGCTCTACGACCGCGAAGGCCGCGTGATCGCGCGCGGCGCCCAGCCCCAGGCGCCCGGCGCCGCGACCGCGGCCGGCACGCCCTTGCTCGGTCGCCTCGCGGGCGAGCGCGCCGCGCCGCGCGATCGCGCCAAGGCCGCGCTGCGCGTGCTCTCCAACACCGAGCTGCGCAGCCTCGCGCCGCACCTGGCGCAGCGCCTGGACATTCCGCTCGTGGCCACGCGCAACGCCGCGCCCAGCGAGCGCCGCACCGAAGACCGCGCCATGGTGGCGCTGGCCACGCAGCCCGTGCTCGACGGCCAGGGCCGCACGCTGGGCGTGCTCAGCGGCGGCCTGCTGCTCAACCAGAACCTCGACTTCATCGACCACATCAACCGCATCGTCTACCCCGCAGGCTCGCTGCCCTTCGACAGCCAGGGCACGGCCACGCTGTTCCTCGACGACGTGCGCATCACCACCAACGTGCGCCTGTTCCAGGACCGGCGCGCGATCGGCACGCGCGTGTCGCAGGCGGTGCGCGAGACCGTGCTCGGCGAAGGCCGCACCTGGCTCGACCTGGCCTTCGTGGTCAACGACTGGTACGTCTCGGCCTACCAGCCGCTGCTGGACGCGGGCGGCGAGCGCATCGGCATGCTCTACGTGGGCTTCACGGAGGCGCCCTTTCGCTTCATGCGCTACGCCATGCTCGCGCTCATCGGCCTGATCTTCGGTGCGGTGATGGCGGCCTCGGCCTGGTTCTCGCTGCGCTGGGCGCGCAGCATCTTCGAGCCGGTGCAGCAGATGAACCTCACCATGCAGCGCGTGGAGCTCGGCGATGGGCAGGCGCGCGTGGGCGCGCTGCGCGCGCGCGACGAACTCGGCGCGCTCGCGGGCCACCTCGATCAGCTGCTCGACGCCATCGACGACAAGACCGCCGCGCTGCAGCGCTGGGCCAACGAGCTCGACCACAAGGTGGCCGAGCGCACGCAGGAGCTGCAGGCCAGCAACGCCTCGCTGCGCCAGGCGCAGCAGCAGCTGGTCAAGAGCGAAAAGCTCGCCGCCATCGGCCAGCTCACGGCCAGCATCGCGCACGAGATCAACAACCCGATCGCGGTGATGCAGGGCAACCTCGATCTGATGCGCGACATGCTGGGCCCGCAGAGCGAGGCCGTGCGTGGCGAACTCGCGCTGATCGACCAGCAGATCGAGCGCATGCGCATCATCGTCACGCAGCTGCTGCAGTACGCGCGGCCCACCGAGTACGCGGGCTACGTGGACACGCTCGACCTCAACCGCACGGTGGACGATTGCCTGGTGCTGGTGGGCCACCTGCTCGCCAAGACCCGCATCGCCATCGAACGCGATGCGCAGGCCACGCAGCGCGTGGGCATCAACCGGCAGGAGCTGCAGCAGGTCATCATCAACCTGCTGATCAACGCCATCCAGGCCATGCCCGAGGGCGGCGTGTTGCGCCTGCGCACACGCGACACCGGCAACGGCGCCGAGTTGCAGGTGATCGACAGCGGCAGCGGCCTGACGCCGGTCACGCTCGAACGTCTGTTCAGGCCCTTCTTCACCACGAAGAACGACGGCAACGGTCTCGGCCTCTGGATCAGCCAGGGCCTGGTCGAGCGCTACGGCGGCCACATCGCCGCGGCCAACCGCAGCGACGGCGCGCAGGGCGCGGTCTTCACCGTGACCCTGTTCACGGAACCGCAGGCGCCGGCCGCACCATCGACCCACGACGGCCGACCCGGCGCGCGCTGA